The Juglans regia cultivar Chandler chromosome 10, Walnut 2.0, whole genome shotgun sequence genome includes the window tttcaattctaaattttatacaaTCGTCCtccaatatttaaaatataaagttgtaaaaataactataaaaaatattgtatgtatatcattattcaaaagagaataaaggaaaaaagaaaaaagaaaaaagtgagagaCTGAGGCCGGGCGACCTAAGCTGAAATTCCATTCAATTGACAGGGGATCAGATGCCAATATATTGTATGTAACATGAGAAGTAGACATCAAAGGAACTTGGCCAgaaacattttaaataaatgatgggAGATTATCTGACTTGTTTTCTCAGAAGGATGGAAGGCATCCCAGAACACATATTTATTTGCATCTGTGCATGTAAATGGACTTCGTGGATCGCAGAGGTAGCTCATCTCAAATGTCCCAGTGCCGCAGCACCCCACTCCTACAACCTCGAATCCTGCCAACCAAAACCATTAGAACCCGTTTCGTTTCCTtactttttttgtgttttgtttttctcctttttatttctaaaaatgcCATAGTTTTCTGGTTGAAGTGGCATAGCTAGCTAAACGGTTGATAATAATCCTCCCTAGTTAGCTCTACGGCCGCGCAAGCTATAGTATATTTTATACTTAATCTATCTATCACAAGTAAATGTACTAACTTTTGTAAGTTTCTAAGGGGTTACCTAGCTACTATATTGTGCAGGCCAAGCCCTGGTTTGGATACAAAGGTGAGatgatcatctcatcttatctaatttcaactaataatctcactatctaaatggaCCCTAAGCCGGACTTTCTAGTTTGTTCATGAACGGTTACGAATTCTGAAGGCtggaaataatttaataaaaagaaagagaatgaagGAAATATCTATCCAAAgtaaagaaggaaagaaatataTGTGCAGATTAACTTACCATAGGTAGAGGGCCTGGTaataatttgcataaaaatgttaaatgcgTCTGCAAAAACCAGTTTAAGCCCAGGAAACTCCTTGTTCAGCATTGCCACCAAACCCTTCAATTTCCCATTAAATTCCACGGCCAAGTTGTTGTATCTCTCCACGCAACCATGATTATCCATAATATTTGTGGTCCTCTGCAATGGCAAACATCCCATTGGAGGAACCCCAGTTAAGGACATCTTCCGAGCTCCTAGTTCATACAGTTTCTGAATGAAATTCCTTGCAAGTATGATGAGGAAATCCTCGTACTGTTTGATGGTGAACTGGGATTGTCGATTAGGGAGTGCGTAATAGTTCTCCAGGAAATCGTTTGTTCCCACACTAATCAAGTATAAAGCCTCGCGCAGTATTTCGTTTGCCTTCCATTCTCCAACATAGTCTTTCAAATTCTTCTGGTAGTCCTTGTATAACTCCACTTCTCTCCATAAAGGTATCACTCCCTGAAACATGCATAgaactatttttctttatttaccacataattttacatattagAGTACCTGAAATTGCATAAGTGTACGTTTATTGGATTGAGGGTATATTGATCCAGCATTCAGGCTCCATAAATATGGTATTGAGAATATGTATGCATAAGAAAGTGGACATTGATACTACTTTTACCAGCACATCAGAAGTGGCATTGTCAAAGCCAGTTCCAGCAGAGGCAAAGCAAACACCAGTAGCAAAATCTGAGATGTTATACATTGGATCCAAGTAGGCTGGTATTACTGGCTTGAGGCCGAAAGCCTCGGAGATAAAGTCAGGAGGAATGCGACCATTAGAGAACCGTCCGGTCGGGCGGCCACCGGGGAAATCACGACCATAAGGGTTGAAATTGCTCCTTGCAATTGTCGGAATCTGGTTGTTGTTGCCTGCATCCACAGATGAGTCTCCAAACACTATAATTGCCGGAACTTTGGCTTTGGATTTTGCTACTAG containing:
- the LOC109020986 gene encoding GDSL esterase/lipase At2g42990-like, producing the protein MAYMHVSWLFLFHILVLVAKSKAKVPAIIVFGDSSVDAGNNNQIPTIARSNFNPYGRDFPGGRPTGRFSNGRIPPDFISEAFGLKPVIPAYLDPMYNISDFATGVCFASAGTGFDNATSDVLGVIPLWREVELYKDYQKNLKDYVGEWKANEILREALYLISVGTNDFLENYYALPNRQSQFTIKQYEDFLIILARNFIQKLYELGARKMSLTGVPPMGCLPLQRTTNIMDNHGCVERYNNLAVEFNGKLKGLVAMLNKEFPGLKLVFADAFNIFMQIITRPSTYGFEVVGVGCCGTGTFEMSYLCDPRSPFTCTDANKYVFWDAFHPSEKTSQIISHHLFKMFLAKFL